The following proteins are encoded in a genomic region of Ailuropoda melanoleuca isolate Jingjing chromosome 10, ASM200744v2, whole genome shotgun sequence:
- the SBK1 gene encoding serine/threonine-protein kinase SBK1, with amino-acid sequence MLEEVPLQREKMSVGCPEPEPPRALPCCGPGTAPGLGAGVPLLTEDMQALTLRTLAASDVTKHYELVRELGKGTYGKVDLVAYKGTGTKMALKFVNKSKTKLKNFLREVSITNSLSSSPFIIKVFDVVFETEDCYVFAQEYAPAGDLFDIIPPQVGLPEDTVKRCVQQLGLALDFMHGRQLVHRDIKPENVLLFDRECRRVKLADFGMTRRVGCRVKRVSGTIPYTAPEVCQAGRADGFAVDTGVDVWAFGVLIFCVLTGNFPWEAASGADAFFEEFVRWQRGRLPGLPSQWRRFTEPALRMFQRLLALEPERHTVAWASGRRRGDLCQEFPWASAGDRHVSLGLPPSPRLPDSWYWSVPLWE; translated from the exons GGAGAAGATGAGTGTGGGCTGCCCAGAGCCCGAGCCACCCCGCGCCCTGCCCTGCTGTGGGCCGGGGACTGCCCCTGGGCTGGGTGCAGGCGTGCCCCTCCTCACTGAGGACATGCAGGCGCTGACCCTCCGCACGCTGGCCGCCAGTGACGTCACCAAGCACTACGAACTTGTCCGGGAGCTGGGCAAGGGCACCTATGGGAAGGTCGACCTCGTGGCCTACAAGGGCACAG GCACGAAAATGGCGCTGAAGTTTGTGAACAAGAGCAAGACCAAGCTGAAGAACTTCCTGCGGGAGGTGAGCATCACCAAcagcctctcctccagccccttcaTCATCAAGGTCTTTGACGTGGTCTTCGAGACGGAGGACTGCTACGTCTTCGCCCAAGAGTACGCGCCTGCCGGGGACCTGTTCGACATCATTCCTCCTCAG GTGGGGCTCCCCGAGGACACGGTGAAGCGCTGCGTGCAGCAGCTGGGTCTGGCGCTGGACTTCATGCACGGGCGGCAGCTGGTGCACCGCGACATCAAGCCCGAGAACGTGCTGCTGTTCGACCGCGAGTGCCGCCGCGTGAAGCTGGCCGACTTCGGCATGACGCGCCGCGTGGGCTGCCGCGTGAAGCGGGTCAGCGGCACCATCCCGTACACGGCGCCCGAGGTGTGCCAGGCGGGCCGCGCCGACGGCTTCGCGGTGGACACGGGCGTGGACGTGTGGGCCTTCGGCGTGCTCATCTTTTGCGTGCTCACCGGCAACTTCCCGTGGGAGGCGGCGTCGGGCGCCGACGCCTTCTTCGAGGAGTTCGTGCGCTGGCAGCGGGGCCGCCTGCCGGGGCTGCCGTCGCAGTGGCGCCGCTTCACCGAGCCCGCGCTGCGCATGTTCCAGCGCCTGCTGGCCCTGGAGCCCGAGCGcc ACACGGTGGCCTGGGCGTCTGGCCGGCGGCGAGGTGATCTGTGCCAGGAATTTCCCTGGGCTTCTGCTGGGGACCGGCACGTCAGCCTGGGGCTGCCCCCATCCCCGCGTCTGCCTGATTCCTGGTACTGGAGTGTGCCGCTGTGGGAATGA